From the genome of Maniola hyperantus chromosome 9, iAphHyp1.2, whole genome shotgun sequence:
aaaatataaaaaatcctatgtttttaaaagttcgcaaAGTATTTCAAATATTCTGCCAGACGTTAGAGATCAActaacgttgcgtagataggtaCCGTCGGGCTAATGCCGCTTCGTAGTAGGTATTGcgtgtttgaaaaatactaaaatactaaaactGGTATGACAAAAATGGTTATCGGTATTGGattttgtttaggtagtataataatagcgcttagttttttctagcgttccaattacatcctgtataaagtTGGATTAATTGTTCggatcagtaaaaaaaaattaaagcactGCTTGACCTAAACCCGCGCTTACATAACGCTACATCATGATCAAATCATCACTGGATCACTAGGTACCGAGCACGggttttctctcagaatgagaagggttcaggTCACAGTTCGCCACgctgcgctggccaagtgtggattggcagacttcacacacctttgagaacataatggtgaactttcaagcatgcaggtttcctcgcgatgtttttcttcgccgttacggcgattacgcactgcacttccgtcatacgagttctatccgtcatccgtgagaataccagcgattatctacgacataagtGTGTCATACGCtaccatacaaaaaaaaagtaacgtattttcacggactcggctTATCCGTAACTTAAGTAGTTCATCATTGCACAGTGTAAAAATTGACTGATTAAGTCGACCTTAGGTCATCTCGATTAACTTATTTTCAGTAACAAAATGAGGTCACTTAAAATTTTTTTCTAGATGCTGGAGATGCTGGAAGAATTTGTTGCCAACTCACGACAGTACACCGCTCTGCAAGCTGAGAGCTACAATGaggtaattaaaattaacttgTCTGTTTCacgtggtataagtcccgcaaattgctactgcgctggaaccatgtctcattaacatcggcgtgacgtcagccgaaataaaaatataccgttagcaaaaaaaatttttttagaataattataatccaaactaatattataaatgcgaaagtgtgtctgtctgtctgtctgctagcttttcacggcctaacagttttaaaccaatttcaatgaaatttggtacacagatagcttacatcccggggaaggacataggctacttttgatcccggaaaatcaaagagttcaaacgggattttaaaaaaacctaaattcacgcggacggagtcgcgggcatcatctagcaatTTGTAAAGCTAGCAGTACCTAGTAGTAATagtggtatcatattatatcaGCAATCATCAGTAGATACATcaactgtcttcgtttttgccatcgttctggttacaccctgtattctTGATTGTGACATAGGTCCGTCTTGCATTGCGTGAGCAACTCTCCCGCAGTACTGCACACCTGAACATCCTGTATAATTGATTGTGACATAGGCCCGTCTTGCATTGCGCGAGCAACTCTCCCGCAGTACTGCACAACTGCACATCCTAATTGATTGTGACATAGGCCCGTCTTGCATTGCGCGAGCAACTCTCCCGCAGTACTGCACACCTGCACATCCTGTATAATTGATTGTGACATAGGTCCGTCTTGCATTGCGCGAGCAACTCTCCCGCAGTACTGCACAACTGCACAGCCTGTATAATTGATTGTGACATAGGTCCGTCTTACATTGCGTGAGCAACTCTCCCGCAGTACTGCACACCTGCACATCCTGTATAATTGATTGTGACATAGGTCCGTCTTGCACTGCGCGAGCAACTCTCCCACGCCATACAATGCGCCTCGTTCACGCTACTCCGAGACTTGGAACACCGTCTGAAGTGGGACTCCATCAAGCTGGCCACATACCACAGGGAGTTCAAGGGCTTGAAGCTGAACATCTGGGTGGCTGTGCCTTTGCCGACCAGGAAACCTAAGCCCGTTGAGCCTGAGCCGTAAGGAATTTCAACACCTTAAAATAAGTAGGGTTACTTACTTACGTAGTATCCTACTTACATAAGTATAGGGTACGACCTTACTTTCAAAGTTTTGGAACACACGTTTTTCCTCATTTTTTTCCGTCAACATCAACATTTTCTCCGTCAACCTCAACATTTTCGTCATCTGCTCGTCGAATacgaaaaacctgcatcaatcatcattacaatctcaattgttgggATTGGCTGATTTTGtgatattcttgttgcaacaatctattagcggctcgattgcggtagaatgacaactacaatatcacgatcgcaatcacctccctAGACGCTCAGTTACTATTGTTTACAATGTAcggttgcaacaagaatagcataacaataattaattcaatcaatcacagcaattgcgattgcaataatgattgatgcaggtttttcggAATCAACCTACTGCGACTATCAGGATGGTCATGCCATGTCAGCCGCCATACACGAGCAGCTTGAGCAGTTGATCAATGGACGTACATAAAACAATCAAACAATCGTTGTCAATTGTTCAAGCAGTTGACAATTCAAATGTACCTATTTTCCATATAGAAACTGGAGGAGGTCAATTAATACGCCAGAGCAGTCGACAGCTCGAGAAGTCAAGTGCAGTCAGTAATGTATGTGATGCAACTGCTTGACTGCATGACTGTTCAGGATAATAATTAATGGAAAGAAAATTTTAGTTCACTttgcagtcgcagcttgaagcggTCAGTCATTATGACTGCTCTTTAAATATTTAGAGATAAAAAATCTGCTTCTCTCTTTTAGGGAACCAGTAGAACTATCGTTTCCTTCCATGGCAGTGGCAGTGAAACTTCCAAAGATCATAGATGGGTCATCCGTATGCGTGCGAGCGGCGCGCTCTACCATCGATTTGCTTAGTGAGAGCTCGCGAAGTTATCATTTGAGCCACGAAATGCCTAATAGATATGAAGGTAAATTTAATTACAAGGACCACTCATCATAATATATGGAATTACGAGTATTCgtagttttcaaaaacattttttttaaacaattttagcTATCAATGTTTATCATGActattgactaatattcccctttccactccaactaagcgttaaggtTGAAAACGTTATCACACGAAACAATATTTCAAGAACGAAATGTAGGCAAATACCTGCAACTTGGACTTGCAACTCTCTCTATATTTCACGAAGAGAAGGCAGCAAAGCGGCGTGAAACAgatagcatttttgaaaatacctacttgcgTCGCGTTTTGTCACTATAgtcataagaaaggatttgcAACGGGgactttaaaaaccttaatccagaTGAAGTCACGGGAAAAATCTAGtgtgaaataaaaatgaaaatcttacaagaataaattttatcgtGACAATATCGAAACTGTCAATTTTTAGACGAAGAAAATTAAATGGATCATAAATTAGTAAATTCGTTTTAATTTTAGATCTCTTCATTTTTAACGTAAAAGAACATACCGAGACGTACAAAATTAAGAAAGAACAAGATGAAATTAGAAACAAATTCTACAAAGAGATACGAGAAAAGACCAAAGAACTTGAAAATTTCTTGAAAGCTAACCCGTAAGTTCTCAATCAATACCAACTTGATTTATTCTTACAAAATACTATACCACAggaataaaatgtcaaattgGGATAATGACTATGTCGAAAATAAACTACTCATTAGgaattactaaataaataagtagaggatcttccaaaattcgtgaaatccacgtccgctattagttttaattttgttaactattttaaatacttaatcgatttaccaaaaaaaaggtacgtcatattatgtcaaatgtgtatgacgtcacaactgtgaatttcatacaagctctcttactaagcgagcgttttgactttgttaaaagtcgctgatttgactagtagtcatcatccctattggtAACTTGACGGCTACACATTGCATGTAGAAATTGCCTTTTACTGCTTTTTTGAGCATCCTTAGCTTGCAAGGATCCGCAAAGCCAAaactttccgaaccggtggtacagtatccggcaggaaatattgcacatcgaattttagaaagagataacggtttcatTGAGCGTTGTATCCGTCCTTgaaactgacaaaacgtcacataggcagtggcgtgcagctcatagaagcataaacgcactgcttaccctcattgtaataaatcaatgcttatttttcatataatgctttttaatcaatgcttttttttttacctgccgtaaaataagttcatacctaaatgcataccctggcttgaactcctgtacACGCCACtgcacataggtatgagtgccaTGTAGGTACTGTAGAGTCTTGACATATTATCATAAGTAGCTCATGTAGGACACTACGTGAAATTGATAAattgattttcattttcaaatggtacctacttacctacacacGAGTAGGTATCCTTAGAAGAGATTGTTTAAGTCACAATATTATGAGTCAAGCTTGGACTAGAAgatatacctactcatttaGAGTCAAGTTCAGATTATTTTACCAATTTTTGCCCTTTATTCTTTTTTGTTAAAGATACacaaaaaatgaaaaagaaaaagaagagctAGACAATCTCAACTTGGCTGAACCTCCATTTTTGCCAGATCCCAGAACGTTTATTGGTGAAGAAAATGGTACCTAATAagtttcttttaaatatattacgCGTGTAAAAAAAAGCTAATGATattaaaatcataatataaCTATTAGTCACTTAATATATTTGAAATCACTGCAACTATATATTtaatttcaatataattttcataataatgtaACCTGTAACTAAAATTATTTGACCTCTTACAAATTGCAATATCCCGAATGACAAGGCATCATGTCATTATAATatgaatgcaaataaaaaacgataattcaattaattataatattattatgtatccaTTATGTTCTAGAGAAGGCCTTTGCAAAATACCTAAAGTCATGTTTGACGCGGACAAGAACTGGAGAGCTGCAGCTAAGAAAATACAGGCAAGTTCTGCTTGTTTTTAAGACATTTTTTGTTCAAACACCTCTAAACTGTAGACTTAGATAAAAGCTATTATTAACGCCTTTGAACCATCAAAGCAAAAAAGTTTTGTTGGACGATCTTAGTGGAAAGGAGTTTTGGAGAAGTTTTGCATTCGAATAACTTTATTTCGAAACGTAAAGCAAATCTATTAGCTACTTCCGAAGCACTTACTGCGAAAgaccagcaaaaaactcggaGTTTGTTTGAGATTGAATGGCGTCTTCTTTTGATGCACGTAACCCATTTAAATTGTTATACTCCTGAATAATATTTCGTTGCTTGGTAATCTAAAGTAAGTATATCCCTTgaaattttacctacttattaagtgtgtgtttgtttataatgtttatattatatttttagaatcTCGAGCGGCGTGCTTAATTTGGATCTATTAGTAACACCACCGCAACCAAAAAAGATACGAGAAGGAATATTATTGACTACATGTAAGTGCCAACTTTTTACAAAAACGTCAAAGTACTTACTAGAGGAAAAGAACAATCAAAGGACAAAACAaaggattgtttttttttaactttattttataatgaagAAAATGAAACATGTAGAAAATAACGGTGCAttacgataggtaggtactgtttcaATATTAGGTACCTTAACTTACGCGCATTACAGTAAAATTGTTGTCTCCAAAAAATAACAAAgtataaatgaaaatatgaaTGTAATACCAAATAACAGAATCCTTTACAACAAAACTTTTTTAGGTTGTCAAGCTTAAAACTAAGAGCCTTAGCAACATCCTACTGCTAAAATATATGGGCTTTCTCCAATATCCACAGATCTCGAAGCTACTAATTTTCAGTATTTCGACCAAAATGATGACTGCTATAGGTACCAATATTATGTGCCGATTTCGTATCAATTTTGAAGGCTTTTGGCGATTTACTCATACAGTTTTAgcataaaagaaatatttttactgtACCGATATTGTGATCTTTAATCATCTGCGAATCTTCATAAATGCAGTAGTGTAAGACCACACTTGAGCGAGATCtttatttgaaaactttttgtCAACAAgccttcttcttttttttgtgatcttaCGCCGTTAGCCGTATTTAACATACAAAGTCTCAAGCTAAAGACACATTCTCCGTACTCTTCAACTTGTGTGTAACAAGACTCTTTTTCATCCTTCTCCAAAATATTTTCCGTTCTGATTCCTCTTGTGGCCATACGATGTAGGTTTTAGTTAACATTAAATAGTGGAGTGTGTTTGGTCGAAGACGTCTTGGTATTTCTTCAAGAAGAACTAGAATGAGATCTTCTCGGCGAGTTTCTAGCAACCTGGAAAGAGGTATCTGAtgttaagtactttttatttttactgagAGACAGGcatgcgcttgacgacaatcatgcctgagaaataaagcaatgatgaggtctagattggagcgcgcttgcctagaagattctTTTTCAGTCTTGCCTTGAAAGTATTCAAGTTAtacttggcaggaaacacggtcgccggaagggcattccacgcCTTAAACTATACAGTGTACCGACAAAGTGAAGATCAGAGAGATAATGAATTCAAAAAATTGCTTTTGAATTAGCCAAAAATAAACGATTCTAGGTTAACCAATGATGACAATAAGCAATTCTACAAAGAAAATTTGAATTTGGATATCATAATAACCTATATATAGCATAGTTACCTATGTTGGGCAAGATGCATCTCGAATTGACACCACTGGCTCAGCAGAAACCTCTTGGAAATGATCAGCATGATCATCCGAGACCGATCCATGCAGGATACTATGTTTTCCAAAATTGAAAGACCAATCTGAAGAGAGGTGATAGGTTCTTTGTTAAAACATAGATCACGGATTAAAACATCCAAAAAAGATTGAAATATATTTCTAGGGTGTGTTTATCCTTATGTAACATTCGGAACTGATTGTCTGACTGTTGGATTCCGTTGAATTCTATTTCTGCAATTCTTATTGAGCGTCAAAATCAATTGGTAtggaataacataatatttatgtatgtcCCAAATCTTGGTATTGATGATTGTTTTAAGAACGattcaaagatttaaaaaaaattgaatttaaacttcacaaaaaaaatatcatttagcTCACCTGAAAATCTCTTTCGTGAAGGCATACGCTGACATTACAGTCTTTTTCTACGTGAGATAGAAGATTATCCAAAACCCATGCTCTATCTTCATTGCAATAGGATACGAACACATCATAGTGGAAAATTGTGccatctaaaaaaaattattagttgtaaaaaatgtattagCGTGGCACTGCCACGCAATAATAtagacaatggtactgatttaaTGAAACAATTAAAATCCTGGTctaaaacactaattatttcagcgtaaaactatttaaaatagaAAAGCAAATCTTTTTAATCTGACACTCAGTATTTCTGAATAACACTGATTAAAAAACTTGGTAAGAGAAAATTATTACCGTCAGAGGAATCATTTTTATTGATCAAACTCAACGTTGCCGAATTTCTTATCGTtattaaaaagtatttgaaGTTCTTTCTAAAAACATAAACACACAACAAGAATGGCAGTAAAACTGTAGGTAACAGCAGCAGAAAATATTTATTCCAACTCTCTAATATTTGTCCTTCTATACCACCCAAGCCTTTATTACTTGCAGTGCAACTTGGTACACTATAAAGATCTATAGATTTTCCTTCAGATACCTGAAGACATCTATAGTGACTTGAATAATCTGCATAGTCCAGCAATAAATAGTTTCCACTAACATTGTGATTAAATTCTACGTTACAAGTATCTCTTTCTTCACAAAAAGTTGTAATATTCCTCCTTTCACGTATAACATTATTAAAATCCTTAAATCCAGAATGAAAAGACAAATTAGGCTGTTCATTATCATCTCCGAATCCTTTGAAGTATGTGCTATTAAAAAGTAATTCGTTGTTTGAAGCCACTTCGAACATGTCTCTTGCATGACAATTGCACACTAGGAAATTTCCCGATAATCCCAAAAATGAAAGTTGTTTTATATCATTATACATTTCTCTTGatataatattgatattattgttttttagtGATAGAAGTTTAAGCTTAGGCATTAAACTAAAGGTGCTGCTAGACCACGACATCATTCTATTATTGTCTAAATCAAGTATTTGCAAATTTGTCAGAGTTTTAGCCACATTTGCTGGTACTGTATTAATCTCATTATTAGATAACTTTAAAATTTTCAGATGGGTGAAATTCATAAAACCTTCCATATTTTTCAAAGAAACATTATCAGCATACAGCACTTCTAAGGTTTTTTCTGCCCCTCTCAAGATTCCTGGTGTGCCTATCACATCAGGGTTACCAGAGACGTCGAGTAATTTTAACGACGAATCATTAAACGTGTCGTTTCTTAATCTTCCCATAGCTGAATAACATAGGGATAATCTTTTAAAATGCTTGTCAACGCGTCTAAATATACCATGATTTCGTTGTCCCAATCTCGTGAAAGAAAAATCTAAAGATTCCAGTTTCAAACCTCTAAAAACGTTATCTGACTCGAAAACTAGATCTGCAAGGTTGCCATTCTCGTCGTAAGCAAAATTCCTACTTAAATCTAAATGTTTCAAGCCTTTCATGGAATCGAAAGCATATGTTTCGATGAAGTGTATACTGTTTTCGCTCAAGTATAATTTTCTCAGTTCAGGCATCCTCTGAAAGGTGTAATCACCAAGAACTTGTATTGAGCACTCTCGAAGATCTAACTCCTTTAGTGTGCGTAATGGATGCATGTGAAAACCTGAAGACCATTGTGTCAAAactgaaaataaacaaaataatttagcCATTTGTGAGGTGTGTAATAGAATATGTTATGGCCTGTTGCTTACCCGCATATAATAGGTCGCTTCACATTTTTATGGATTGGAATATCAtggtataatttatattattagactCGTGTCCAACTTACTAATCTTCAAGATTAGGTCTTATGTAAATCATCGCTAAGTTTTttactttatctacacccatgctttaaatcctctataaaagattctgaaacagttagcttattgccaacattaaaacactctatatcttaataaccattaaagcatccaaacgagtgttataatgttgtactgaatttcattataacactcctgtgaaaaagagacagcgctatactgctggcataacgagacagatttatgccagcagtatagcgctgtctctttttcacaggagtgttataatgaaattcagtacaaaattataatttgtaacactcgtttggatgctttaatggttattaagatattgggtgttttaatgttggcattaagctaactgtttcagaatcttttatagaggattcataatattatgtgtgtagataaagtcttgtatgcaactgttgataataaggtattaaaacactcaagtcatACTATTCGTGTTTCTTGTTTCTTGTtgactttcgtgttttaatgcccctctttatacaacagttgcataaataactattatcaaTTTTATTGAAGTTGTATTTCTATTAAAATTTTGTCTGTGATTTTCCGTTATTCGATTTGGTTTAAATTAACCCTGTAATTCTTAACCAAGTATAAACACAACTTACTTCTTCTCTGAGATTGGTCCGAAACGGGCAATTCCCGGGCATTAGTGGCGTTCAGTTCAGCATCATATATCTCAACATATGGGTCAAGTATTCCAAAATTATTGCCGTAGAGGGTCAAAAACTCTAATGTATCGGCCAATTTACGGCCATGGTTGTCCTTCAATTGGAATACCTAAAAGAGACAAAATAAACCAATTAAGTATTTGCCATTATCATCATGGGTGGGAactttttccgggatgaaaagtagcctatgtcgctctccaggtcttccaTGCTATTGCAAAAAActcgtaaataaaataaatttttattcaagtaggtacttaaaacttttgcaagtgcttttgaatcgtcagaataATTTATCATGAAGAATTGATtagattgaaagacaaaccaacaaagaaacacaatttcgcattttataatatgggtagtgattttatttttgatgatgatgatttgattTTATATAGAGATTTTATGTCTGACTAACTTTGATACaattccgcgttatagtaaactgtaTCTTAACACCCTTGTttcaaagctcaagtttgtttactatctacagccagcgctccaagcggaaacgtttcgaaattaaaatcagtggcattgaatttttgactttaattcaaggcgctttaggtctattttactttgacgttattgtgtttcgacccTCAAATTCGCaaagcaacgttggtgagacgtaaaatcttatactaagcatagtacgattcaaacttaaatgcgtctgcgtgaagcTAGTAATCTTGCGCATGGTACACTCGAGAACTAAATCACTCAACGTGCGGCGATAGGTTACACCTCAGCTGCAAGCTTAAACAAAGTAACTTCTTAACTCgactgtacaaacaaacaagacacGTATAGCGAGAGAGAGAAGCATCAAGGAACTGGCGGGAATGTAGGACTTGTAGGAGCGAGACGtaccctccccgctacctcgggcgacctcggacacccaaaatgtgtgtggTACGCAACGTCatgcgcaaacttcaggggcgcatttacgttCGAATCGTACTGTACTGATGTCTTACCGAAGGAACTCGCGTCAAAGAGCACTTGGCCAGACTCAAGTATCTGATGTGTTGTGGCTTTGGAGACTTCAGCACGGACAACTCTTGCTCCAGACTCCTCACTACACTCTCTCTGGTTGACATGTCGATTGCTTCGTTTATATCTGGAATTATATAATTAGAACTTTTAGGGCCTTTTCTAGAACTAGCTGAGCCGCGGAAGCTTTTttcttaatcatcattatcatctactgatacacgtccactgctagacataggtctcgagtagggacttccacgcgccacggtcttgcgccgcctgaatccagcagctccctgcgactcgtctgatgtcatcaatccacctagtggagggtcttccaacgatgcgtcttccagtgcgaggtcaccattccagcaccttgggaccccagcgactatcggttttacgaactatgtgccccacccctacggatctcctcatttctgatttgatcacgtagagttttttttttaaatagagagtagGTAGagttaaactttttaaatgGACTTCGCTAGAAGAGTCGCTTCATCCATCATCCCTTTATTCAGCTTCGAAAAAAGTTtaaaaccccacccgttgcactagtATAGGGAATAAtagtcatgataaacatggatagtattctttttttaaagagtGATAAATCTTTTAACGTTTCACATTTTTACCTTCTGACATTTTTACTTGTTCTGGTTTCTTATAATATCTGAGATACAGATCTTACCGACGTATGGAGTGAGCTGGCCATTTTCGTCCACCCAAGATTGCAGGTCTGTCATGTACCCTGTGAGACATCTTGTGGCCCTTGGGTCATCCTGCCAATCCTTCCTAGTTTTCCCCACACCCACCGCTGTAGAAATGAGTAGAATATGGCAGTAAAGTCTGTAAATAGAATTTTTACTTAACTCTGTTGAGCTGATATTTAATAAAACATTCTtcgtaaagtaggtatatataaataccagctgaaaatcagcactgtatgttcttgtgcaacaaggcatataGCATAATGCTGTGCTGGCACCCTTTTTCGGGTCGGGCCACACATGACAGGTTGTTCCGGCgtttcttttgcttgaagcgcgttgggcttatgctcaggtggaagaagcgccggaataccCAGCTCtaagttttaagatgtgatgtgtggcacagtttagtaaataaacgtcttttctttctttcttctttctataCGCGTGACATCCAATTTCTAAGTtaacagttaaaaaaatgtaagcaTAAGCTTTTTTAGTTAAAGTACTGAACCTTTCTCGTGAATCAGTATCTACCCAGTAGGTACTTTCAATTATTTATGATGGGCTCCACCCCTAACTTTCGACGGAATGACAACATACAAACTATTAAAAAGTCAAaattcaaactaataaaaatatttttaaaacaatataaacaatttatattaagtatccTAAACCCTAAaatatagattaatatgtaaataatattacttacataGCTCGGATAATCATTTTACTAAATCCATCAATATTGATTTCACATCACTTCAACACTTGTGAATACATTTTCATGAACACTCGTAAATTCATGTTGTCAGCTAATCAATTACATCATTTCATTTTACAGTTAATTGTAACACTTTAAATCCCCACTTTGCCAAAATTTCCCAAAACTATTCTGTTAGATATTTCACCTTACTGTAATAATGTGATTTTTACGAAAATTCACGATGTCTCTACGAAATTTttgtgaataaaattaaaatgtacctagCGTTATTGTattgaataacaataatatgCTATCTGgtgataatagttatttatcttATCCTAAGCATGTTGAAGACTAAGTGGCGAATTACGACAAATTGTAATATGCCTGGAtcagatttaaaaattatagatcCTGAAAAAGTAAAATTTCACTAACCTTTTCtaatctatatacctatataaaaggaaaggctgactgattgactgagtgatctattaacgcacggTTCAAACttttggacggatcgggttgaagtttggcatagctattatgacgtagacatcccctaagaaaggagttttgaaaatttaacctctaaggggataaaatcggattttgtaatttgtgtagtccacgtggacgaagtccaAGCTAGTCGTTAACGTAGATGAAAAGATCAAtgtattgatataatattatgttgacagTTTGTTTTGTCTACTACATACTTTCTAGTCTCTCCTATCGTTCAACTGGGTTTGTTACAATTTGTCAGATTTTGTAATCTTCCACGAACATTGGTATGCCATAGATACGATCCTTTTCTCGTAATATGACGCGCTGATTGGATATGATCCTATAATATCTTatcaataatttatatttacctaTCATATATTCATTTTTCTATACTAAAGAATGTATTGCGCTGCAAGTAATGATAGAACTAGGTATTTAAC
Proteins encoded in this window:
- the LOC117985107 gene encoding toll-like receptor 13; translated protein: MIIRAILYCHILLISTAVGVGKTRKDWQDDPRATRCLTGYMTDLQSWVDENGQLTPYVDINEAIDMSTRESVVRSLEQELSVLKSPKPQHIRYLSLAKCSLTRVPSVFQLKDNHGRKLADTLEFLTLYGNNFGILDPYVEIYDAELNATNARELPVSDQSQRRILTQWSSGFHMHPLRTLKELDLRECSIQVLGDYTFQRMPELRKLYLSENSIHFIETYAFDSMKGLKHLDLSRNFAYDENGNLADLVFESDNVFRGLKLESLDFSFTRLGQRNHGIFRRVDKHFKRLSLCYSAMGRLRNDTFNDSSLKLLDVSGNPDVIGTPGILRGAEKTLEVLYADNVSLKNMEGFMNFTHLKILKLSNNEINTVPANVAKTLTNLQILDLDNNRMMSWSSSTFSLMPKLKLLSLKNNNINIISREMYNDIKQLSFLGLSGNFLVCNCHARDMFEVASNNELLFNSTYFKGFGDDNEQPNLSFHSGFKDFNNVIRERRNITTFCEERDTCNVEFNHNVSGNYLLLDYADYSSHYRCLQVSEGKSIDLYSVPSCTASNKGLGGIEGQILESWNKYFLLLLPTVLLPFLLCVYVFRKNFKYFLITIRNSATLSLINKNDSSDDGTIFHYDVFVSYCNEDRAWVLDNLLSHVEKDCNVSVCLHERDFQIGLSILENIVSCMDRSRMIMLIISKRFLLSQWCQFEMHLAQHRLLETRREDLILVLLEEIPRRLRPNTLHYLMLTKTYIVWPQEESERKIFWRRMKKSLVTHKLKSTENVSLA